A region from the Leptospirillum ferriphilum ML-04 genome encodes:
- a CDS encoding TA system VapC family ribonuclease toxin translates to MRSLLDINVLIALLDSDHVSHHTAREWFSLHATDGWASCPLTQNGCMRIMSHPNYPNPIPISRIRERLSEAASSSLHQFWPDDVSFLDAGVADTARIHGPHQITDLYLLALAIRHKGRFVTFDGSIVTSAVQGFEGHHLVVL, encoded by the coding sequence ATGCGTTCTCTCCTCGACATCAATGTTCTGATTGCTCTTCTGGATTCCGATCACGTTTCTCATCATACAGCCAGAGAGTGGTTTTCTCTCCACGCAACCGATGGATGGGCCTCCTGTCCTTTAACACAGAACGGTTGCATGCGCATCATGTCCCATCCGAACTATCCAAACCCGATTCCCATCTCCCGGATCCGGGAACGTTTGTCCGAAGCAGCATCGAGTTCCCTGCATCAATTTTGGCCGGATGACGTCAGTTTTCTGGACGCTGGCGTCGCAGATACCGCCCGTATCCATGGTCCACACCAGATCACCGACCTGTATCTCCTGGCCCTCGCCATCCGGCATAAGGGCCGTTTTGTCACCTTTGACGGTTCGATTGTGACCTCCGCCGTGCAGGGCTTCGAAGGGCATCATCTGGTCGTTCTCTGA
- a CDS encoding DUF6527 family protein, whose protein sequence is MRQEKTLTHEFVEFIPDALKEGTLYVSMEYATVVHKCCCGCGKEVVTPLSPTDWKLIFNGKTISLDPSIGNWGFECQSHYWIRNNRVRWAAQWSPEEIVAVRVHDRFAKERYFGAAGAVTEDAPKDTPVTVETPKEYPSIWQKVKKWWHG, encoded by the coding sequence ATGAGGCAGGAAAAAACTCTTACGCATGAATTCGTCGAATTCATCCCCGATGCTCTGAAGGAGGGGACACTCTATGTGTCTATGGAATACGCGACTGTGGTCCACAAGTGTTGTTGCGGATGTGGGAAAGAGGTCGTTACCCCGCTTAGTCCCACGGATTGGAAGCTCATTTTTAACGGGAAGACGATTTCGCTCGACCCCTCGATCGGGAATTGGGGCTTCGAATGCCAATCTCACTACTGGATAAGGAATAACAGGGTTCGATGGGCCGCTCAGTGGTCCCCGGAAGAAATTGTGGCTGTAAGGGTCCATGACCGGTTTGCGAAGGAAAGATACTTCGGCGCTGCTGGGGCGGTGACTGAGGATGCGCCGAAGGATACGCCTGTGACGGTGGAAACCCCCAAGGAATACCCAAGCATTTGGCAGAAGGTGAAGAAATGGTGGCATGGCTAA
- a CDS encoding multiubiquitin domain-containing protein, with amino-acid sequence MTTMPPEVESKHQVRIHINQHPHESTNPTTGAALYTLGNIPAGLELYREVSMDKEATAIENGPETVYLKDDEHFHSGPSKEFTIIVNGRKKEVSTKTLLFDQIVALAFNPVPVGPNIMFTITYRKGPHKNPEGTLTEGANVKIKDEMIFDVTETNKS; translated from the coding sequence ATGACTACAATGCCGCCGGAAGTTGAAAGCAAGCACCAGGTACGGATTCACATCAATCAGCACCCGCACGAATCGACTAACCCGACCACGGGCGCTGCACTCTATACGCTTGGAAACATTCCGGCGGGCCTCGAACTCTACCGGGAAGTGAGCATGGATAAAGAAGCCACGGCGATTGAGAATGGCCCAGAGACGGTCTATCTGAAAGATGATGAGCACTTCCACAGCGGGCCGTCCAAGGAGTTCACGATTATCGTCAACGGCCGGAAGAAAGAGGTCTCGACGAAAACATTGTTGTTCGACCAAATCGTCGCTCTGGCGTTCAACCCTGTGCCGGTGGGTCCGAATATCATGTTCACGATCACCTATAGAAAAGGCCCGCACAAGAACCCGGAAGGGACGTTGACCGAGGGCGCGAACGTCAAGATTAAGGATGAAATGATTTTCGATGTCACAGAGACCAATAAGTCTTAG
- a CDS encoding ISNCY family transposase, whose product MERTTVLQEIRKMRFEETWNEWKKGRLTQEEAGRSLGMSERSFRRYVRRVEEEGIQGILDKRLTQASARRAPVDEALALVEKYRSRHDGWNVKHFHSWYRREGGRRSYTWVKKTLQENGAVTKAPGKGQHRKKRERAPWEGMLIHQDASRHAWVPGQLWDLVVTMDDATNEHYSMFFVAEEGTASSFQGMREVIETKGLPSALSTDRGSHSWITPEAGGKVDKKNLTQFGRAMKTLGVGMIPAYSPEARGRSERAFRTHQERLPKELALFGITRMEEANRSLNTVYRPAFNAEFVHPAPEEGSAFVPWTGESLNEVLCEHFERTVGHDNCIQFEGRTLQIPPDRYRFHDVRTTVRIHRSPGGSLSLFYGPRKLVSFSVEELQSLHHKKNSRSTQSSSGIRPVEALM is encoded by the coding sequence ATGGAGCGAACGACCGTGCTACAGGAGATCCGGAAGATGCGCTTTGAAGAGACGTGGAACGAATGGAAGAAGGGACGCCTGACGCAGGAAGAGGCCGGTCGGAGTCTGGGGATGAGTGAACGGAGCTTTCGCCGCTATGTCCGACGCGTCGAGGAAGAAGGGATCCAGGGGATTTTGGATAAACGCCTCACCCAGGCCTCGGCCCGACGCGCTCCGGTCGATGAAGCCCTGGCACTGGTCGAAAAGTACCGGAGCCGGCATGACGGCTGGAACGTGAAGCACTTTCACTCCTGGTACCGGAGAGAGGGCGGGAGACGGAGCTATACCTGGGTCAAGAAGACCCTTCAGGAGAACGGAGCGGTCACCAAGGCTCCCGGGAAAGGACAGCATCGGAAGAAACGGGAGCGGGCCCCTTGGGAAGGCATGCTGATCCACCAGGATGCCAGCCGTCATGCCTGGGTCCCCGGACAGCTCTGGGATCTGGTGGTCACGATGGATGACGCGACCAATGAGCACTACAGCATGTTCTTCGTGGCCGAGGAAGGCACCGCCTCAAGTTTTCAAGGGATGCGGGAGGTGATCGAGACGAAGGGACTTCCCTCCGCCCTCTCCACCGACCGGGGCAGTCACTCCTGGATCACGCCGGAGGCCGGCGGCAAGGTGGACAAGAAAAACCTCACCCAGTTCGGACGGGCGATGAAAACCTTGGGGGTCGGCATGATCCCGGCCTATTCCCCCGAGGCCCGGGGACGAAGCGAACGGGCCTTTCGAACCCATCAGGAACGGCTTCCCAAAGAACTGGCCCTCTTTGGGATCACCCGCATGGAAGAGGCCAACCGGTCTCTGAACACAGTCTATCGTCCGGCCTTCAATGCCGAGTTTGTCCATCCTGCTCCGGAAGAGGGATCGGCCTTTGTCCCCTGGACCGGAGAGTCTCTGAACGAGGTCCTCTGTGAGCACTTTGAACGGACCGTCGGCCATGACAACTGCATTCAGTTTGAAGGACGGACCCTGCAGATTCCTCCCGATCGATACCGCTTCCATGACGTCCGGACAACGGTCCGGATTCATCGGTCTCCGGGGGGATCTCTCTCCCTCTTTTACGGACCTCGAAAATTGGTGAGCTTTTCTGTCGAAGAGCTTCAGAGCCTGCACCACAAGAAGAACTCCCGGTCCACTCAGTCTTCCTCAGGAATCCGCCCTGTCGAAGCTCTGATGTGA
- a CDS encoding ImmA/IrrE family metallo-endopeptidase, translating into MKNVHLDPYSAADIDAQVSKILRDLGNPDPPLHLEHVRELLKLAKDYYSTADDGLFKRWIHSLKVAGKQIAERPGFLKDFIQNFRLDALCLFDEKRILISNELPKPKQRWAECHEIGHIIIPWHGPVSLGDDKYTLKANCHEAMEAEANYAARRLLFMQEKFKARALSSEPTLSLVTDLKKIFGNTMTTTFYSLIETLDVPAFGLITGHPKKPENDFDPRNPCRYFITSPPFDAQFGQVTGTHLYSIVQGYCGYGKWDLGKIETIIANSRNEPHVFRMETIFNQYDALTLGVLVCKHKVAVLVSSSP; encoded by the coding sequence ATGAAAAACGTTCACCTTGACCCATACTCTGCAGCAGACATAGACGCCCAAGTCTCTAAAATCCTTCGAGACCTAGGCAATCCCGATCCACCTCTTCACCTAGAACATGTTCGGGAACTTCTGAAGCTGGCTAAGGATTACTATTCTACTGCTGACGATGGATTATTCAAGAGATGGATTCACTCTCTGAAAGTTGCAGGGAAGCAAATAGCTGAACGTCCCGGCTTTCTGAAGGATTTTATTCAAAATTTCCGACTTGACGCGCTTTGCCTATTCGATGAGAAAAGAATTCTTATAAGCAATGAGCTTCCAAAGCCAAAACAACGCTGGGCAGAGTGCCACGAAATAGGCCATATCATCATTCCATGGCATGGCCCCGTAAGTTTGGGGGATGATAAGTACACTTTGAAAGCCAACTGTCACGAAGCAATGGAAGCGGAGGCTAATTATGCGGCTAGGCGGCTACTGTTTATGCAGGAGAAGTTTAAAGCTCGGGCGCTCTCTTCAGAACCTACCCTTTCCCTCGTGACTGATCTCAAGAAAATCTTCGGAAACACCATGACTACAACGTTTTACTCGCTTATCGAAACACTCGATGTCCCGGCCTTTGGATTGATCACGGGGCATCCCAAGAAGCCCGAAAACGACTTCGATCCTCGTAATCCCTGTCGGTATTTCATAACGTCTCCTCCGTTTGATGCTCAGTTTGGGCAAGTAACCGGCACCCATCTCTATTCAATCGTTCAAGGCTATTGCGGCTATGGAAAATGGGACCTTGGAAAAATCGAAACGATCATTGCGAACAGCCGCAATGAACCCCATGTTTTTCGTATGGAGACGATATTTAACCAATATGATGCTCTCACCCTCGGCGTGTTAGTCTGCAAGCATAAAGTCGCGGTATTAGTCTCCTCCTCTCCTTAA
- a CDS encoding ThiF family adenylyltransferase: MSQRPISLSPDLKRLRDEGYDLEIRSGYLLVKDVPYVNSNKEVKRGTLVSKLMLAGDVTVRPDDHVAHFMGEHPCREDGKEIDQIKNESARRELVGDVVVDHRFSAKPQPSGFYEDYYAKVTKYVTILSGYAQVIEPGVTAKTFRPVIADEDTEETVFKYIDTASSRAEITSVTEKLALVKKIAIVGLGGTGAYVLDLVSKTPVKEIHLFDGDTFFQHNAFRAPGAASIDELKAQPSKAAYFRDIYAKMRNGIVAHEAYVGAENVDELQDANFIFLCLEGPAKKLIVEKLEAFGIPFVDVGMGVYLSEGSLGGILRVTASTPTHRDHVRSRISFSDDADRNEYDVNIQIADLNALNAALAVIKWKKLVGFYQDLDHEHHSTYTIGGNILLNEDR, encoded by the coding sequence ATGTCACAGAGACCAATAAGTCTTAGCCCCGACTTGAAGCGGCTCCGCGACGAGGGCTATGACCTGGAAATCCGGTCGGGCTACTTGCTGGTCAAGGATGTCCCGTACGTGAATTCCAACAAGGAGGTCAAACGCGGAACCCTTGTTTCAAAATTGATGCTGGCGGGTGACGTGACCGTGCGGCCTGACGATCACGTCGCCCATTTTATGGGAGAGCACCCCTGCCGCGAAGATGGAAAGGAGATTGATCAGATCAAGAATGAAAGCGCCAGGCGCGAACTCGTTGGCGACGTCGTGGTTGATCACAGGTTTTCAGCGAAACCCCAGCCTAGCGGCTTCTATGAGGATTACTACGCCAAAGTGACAAAGTATGTCACGATCCTGTCCGGCTATGCCCAGGTGATTGAGCCCGGAGTCACGGCGAAAACCTTCCGGCCCGTTATTGCCGACGAAGATACGGAGGAAACGGTATTTAAGTATATCGATACAGCCTCCAGCAGGGCCGAGATCACTTCGGTCACGGAAAAGTTGGCATTAGTGAAAAAAATCGCAATTGTGGGGTTAGGTGGGACCGGGGCGTACGTACTGGATCTCGTCTCCAAGACTCCCGTTAAAGAGATCCATCTGTTTGATGGAGACACGTTTTTTCAGCACAACGCCTTCAGAGCGCCCGGAGCGGCGTCGATCGACGAATTGAAGGCACAGCCGTCGAAGGCCGCCTACTTCAGGGATATTTACGCAAAGATGCGCAACGGCATCGTCGCCCACGAGGCCTATGTCGGGGCGGAGAATGTTGACGAACTGCAGGACGCGAACTTCATTTTTCTTTGCCTCGAAGGCCCGGCGAAAAAACTGATCGTCGAAAAGCTGGAGGCTTTCGGTATCCCGTTCGTCGACGTTGGGATGGGCGTCTACTTGAGCGAAGGCTCGTTGGGCGGCATCCTGAGGGTCACGGCGAGCACTCCGACGCATCGCGACCATGTGCGAAGCAGAATCTCTTTCTCAGATGACGCCGACCGCAATGAGTATGACGTCAACATCCAGATCGCTGATCTGAACGCTCTTAATGCCGCCTTGGCGGTCATCAAATGGAAGAAGCTGGTTGGCTTCTACCAGGACCTCGACCATGAGCATCACAGTACATACACCATTGGCGGTAACATCCTGCTTAACGAAGATCGCTAG
- a CDS encoding site-specific integrase → MIVILRKSVSSKKKGAYQKSRRIENLKRHKLAKQYLASIQGKDIAEYRDERLKNVFQASVRLELALLSHLFNTAIREWGMNGILIPVTQIRLPKNAMSRDRRLFQGKVEKLLASCDEYGGDLPCVVRLALATGMERGELASLTWGNIDLKKRTATLPETKNGEKRIVQLSQEAVRIPRNLPRRFV, encoded by the coding sequence TTGATCGTTATTCTCAGGAAGTCAGTCTCCTCTAAGAAAAAGGGGGCCTACCAGAAATCCCGGCGTATCGAAAATCTCAAAAGACACAAATTGGCCAAACAGTATCTTGCTTCGATCCAGGGAAAAGATATTGCCGAATATCGGGACGAACGTCTGAAGAATGTTTTCCAAGCCTCCGTAAGACTTGAACTGGCCCTTCTCTCCCACCTGTTCAATACGGCCATCCGTGAATGGGGAATGAACGGGATTCTAATTCCTGTCACCCAGATCCGGCTTCCCAAGAACGCGATGAGCCGGGACCGGCGTCTTTTTCAGGGTAAAGTAGAAAAGCTTCTGGCCTCGTGTGATGAATATGGCGGGGATCTTCCCTGCGTGGTTCGGTTAGCCTTGGCCACGGGAATGGAGAGGGGGGAACTGGCTTCCCTGACTTGGGGTAATATCGACCTTAAAAAACGCACGGCTACACTTCCTGAAACAAAGAACGGAGAAAAACGGATCGTTCAGCTTTCCCAAGAAGCCGTCCGAATTCCAAGAAACCTCCCCCGCCGATTTGTTTGA
- a CDS encoding Panacea domain-containing protein: MGTRTLDPTVEPIRFPFNERKALAADTHLLAVSDGGMAYMRLLKLLYLSGRAALLEYGCLITGDRYIAMKLGPVLSNVYDRIKEGEWGGRIRTIKYDARLIGPELTGPLSEAGVNLLDEVSRFCQTYDHWNLSDLTHELPEWGETPRNQDIPVERILDTLRKSSKEIKETAEEARDETFFEEVFSDS, translated from the coding sequence ATGGGCACCAGGACTCTCGATCCAACGGTCGAACCGATCCGATTTCCGTTCAACGAACGTAAGGCTTTGGCAGCCGATACCCATCTCTTGGCCGTAAGCGATGGAGGTATGGCCTATATGCGCCTTCTCAAGCTTCTCTACCTTTCCGGTCGGGCTGCACTTTTGGAATACGGGTGCCTCATTACGGGAGACCGATATATCGCCATGAAGCTGGGGCCGGTGCTCTCAAACGTCTATGACCGGATCAAGGAAGGGGAATGGGGAGGACGGATCCGAACGATCAAGTATGACGCTCGATTGATCGGACCAGAGTTGACTGGTCCCCTTTCGGAGGCGGGGGTCAATCTTCTGGATGAAGTAAGTCGGTTCTGCCAAACATATGATCATTGGAACCTTTCTGATCTAACACATGAACTTCCAGAATGGGGAGAGACTCCAAGAAACCAGGATATTCCGGTTGAACGGATTCTCGATACTCTCCGAAAATCATCAAAAGAGATCAAAGAAACGGCCGAGGAAGCGCGTGACGAAACCTTTTTCGAAGAAGTCTTCAGCGATTCGTGA
- a CDS encoding ribbon-helix-helix protein, CopG family, translating to MADKRTMTLNLTDDEMNTLDALASRYDMSKTAIIRKALRMYQVIDARLQRGEKLFMEDEIEKKKSELVVL from the coding sequence ATGGCTGATAAACGCACAATGACACTCAATTTGACGGACGATGAGATGAACACTCTGGACGCACTTGCGAGTCGTTATGACATGAGCAAGACCGCCATCATCCGTAAGGCCTTGCGCATGTATCAGGTGATTGATGCTCGTCTTCAGCGCGGCGAAAAGCTGTTTATGGAAGATGAGATTGAAAAGAAGAAGTCGGAACTCGTAGTACTATGA
- a CDS encoding transcriptional regulator, whose translation MRIFNEDAWIKQKAEEENGAFVSAGCIGMSAEPFSSTASDILAARLSLSRFVQLARLKHRLSKEQFADKTKIPLKELVCIEDDDGYTPTLRTVHMLAQFLKVSHEKLLTLAGLAQAKDAQFNDAAVRFAAMSEPIRQLTREEQEAFDEFAKFLSSR comes from the coding sequence ATGAGAATTTTTAATGAAGATGCATGGATAAAGCAGAAAGCAGAAGAAGAAAATGGCGCGTTTGTGTCGGCTGGATGCATTGGGATGTCCGCAGAACCGTTCTCATCGACAGCCAGTGACATTCTTGCTGCCCGGCTATCATTATCTAGATTTGTACAGCTGGCTAGACTTAAGCATAGGCTTAGCAAAGAACAATTTGCAGACAAAACCAAGATCCCTTTAAAGGAACTTGTATGCATTGAGGACGATGATGGATACACTCCGACGCTTCGTACTGTGCACATGCTTGCACAGTTTCTGAAAGTCTCTCACGAGAAGTTATTGACTCTAGCCGGGCTAGCGCAAGCTAAAGATGCGCAGTTTAACGATGCGGCAGTTCGTTTTGCGGCTATGTCCGAACCAATTCGTCAACTAACGCGTGAAGAGCAGGAAGCTTTTGACGAATTCGCAAAATTTCTGAGCTCCCGATGA